From Bradyrhizobium erythrophlei:
TTTCACACTCAACGCCATCGAATAAGGTGTGCTCTCGTCGTCCAATCGGCTCGCCATCTGCCTATAAGTTTATGTCCTTGGTGTTATCGATATCTACTTACCTAGAGCTGCCGATTTTACTGCCGACAACGTTTTCCGACATGGGATCCAAACGTCCATCGCGTCCGCTTTGAAAGCATCCAGGCGAGGATGAGCGCCGGGAGGGCTAGGCTGTGCGCCTATCTTCCGCAAGTAATGGTTAAAGCCGCGCGTCCTGCTGATTTTGCGTGCCGCCAAAGTTTCGAAGAAGAACGAGTAGGAGATAGAAATATCTCCGTTTGTCTCTACCCAGTGAGGCGCATTTTGCGGCTGGTGGAGGCCCTTGCCGGCGGAGAGCTTGAATACGTGCTCCAGCTTGGGGTCGCGTCTATTCAATTCCACCTGTGCTATGTCCACCATTCCGCGAAAATAGAACTGTTCCATTTCAGGCTCGGTCAGTGCCGACGGAGGATAGAGGTGGTAAATCTTTTCGCCGGCGATCTGGAAGAAGAATACGGCGGAGGGGTCGAAGTGGAAGGGAGTCAGGGTTTTCGCGGATGTCAGGAAGATCGACGATTCCAAACGCATGATGCGGTCAGTCTTTAGTCCTCCTGATAACGAGACGACCTGCTCGGTCAGTCCGTCCAAGAGTTCTTGGAATCTTGAATCATAGTCTTGCGGGCGCTTCAGAAGTATCCGAACGGATTCGGTTTTCAGGCGGTCTATGGCCTGGGATGGATTTAGGTTGGCCGACTTTACCGAACGAAACTTTTGGTCGGGAGCAGACGCGCTCGACGCAACCATATAGTCGGAATCATGCCCTTGGTATTTTTCCGCCAGAGTTCGGAGCGAGTCCAGACCGAAAAGATCCAGTGTGCTAAGATTGTGATCGAAGCCGATCGGCTCGCGATTGAACGATCGGTCCAAGGCCTGGGGAGCCAATTCAAGTCGGCCCATGTACGAATTATTTTTCATCGCCGAAAACCCCATTTAATTAAACTCGAGGCTCTGATTAGGAAAATATACGAATAATCGTCCCGAATGTCGATGCTGCGATATCTTGGTTAAGGCCAAGAAGGCTCGTTGAGCTCAGGAGGCGCTGGTGCCGTGGTCCGCCGTCGGTCGGTCTCCGAACTATTAACCTATCCAATTTGGCCAACGGCGTCAGCTTTTACACCTTCTGGCAAAACGACAGCGAACCCTAATTCCAGATCCGGTCGCCTCGATGCCCCCTGCGAATTATCCTCCGGGCGGCTAGCGCACAGCTCATCGCGAATGACTTCGCAGCGTCCCGGGTGTGATGCAAGCCCGGTAGTGACGGCTTCAGACCAAGTTTGCGAAGGTAATAATTTGAACGGTAAAGATTAGCCCTCATTGAATCCAGAAATTGGAAGTTTACGCTCAGGGATACCGAAATATTGTCGTCATTCTGCACCCAATGCGGAAAGTTGACAGGGATGTGAACGCCGCTTCCTGGCGTCATTTTGTAGGACGTCGCGCGGTCTTGATATTCGGGCCGGAACACCGGAGCATTATTATCGACAGCCCAGAAACGTTCGATCTCTTCCTCTGGAAGTAAATCTCTATCCTCACGATCGAACACGTGAATAGTTTTCGTACCCCTAATCTGAAGCAGAAAATTGCATTCTCGATCGATGTGATACGGTGTCACGCGCTTGGGTGACGTCACGAATATTAGGATGTCCTCCTGCCGAATATGGGCATCGACGCAGTTCCCCGTGATTTCCTTGATCTCCTTGAGGCCGCGGTCAAACAGCTCCCTGTACTCGGGATCGCGTTGAGTGTGCCTGAAGAGAAACCAGGCATCGGAGCTTTCGAGCTGCTGCATCGCCTCGACGGCCGAAAATTTTGCCTCCGGGATTTGATCCCAACGCTGGCCGGTTCGGACTTGGCCCATGTCGAAGTAAAGGTCATCGGGGCGCGATCTTATCGTTCGTTCCGCAAGCTCCAACAGCTTCGGGAGCTGAAAAAGCGGATGTGACGAGAGCCGGTGTGAAACCTCAAAACTTTGCCGATTAAATTTCTCTCCGGCCACGTTCGGATCGGTTGAAATCCAGCGCGGCTCACTCTGAAAATCGGATCCAATTGCAACTTTATCCAACATGGCTTCCTCCGAAGAAGACTAAAAATTGCGCAATCTTACTTTCGAACGAGTTCGGAATCAACGTCGCCCAAGCTTGGCGGCTCCGGGACAGAGCCATCAACGTTTGGACCTTCGGCGCCACAGCACGGTTAGGCAAAAACTTCCAGGCCAATCTAGCCGGGCGAAATGGG
This genomic window contains:
- a CDS encoding cupin-like domain-containing protein, with the translated sequence MKNNSYMGRLELAPQALDRSFNREPIGFDHNLSTLDLFGLDSLRTLAEKYQGHDSDYMVASSASAPDQKFRSVKSANLNPSQAIDRLKTESVRILLKRPQDYDSRFQELLDGLTEQVVSLSGGLKTDRIMRLESSIFLTSAKTLTPFHFDPSAVFFFQIAGEKIYHLYPPSALTEPEMEQFYFRGMVDIAQVELNRRDPKLEHVFKLSAGKGLHQPQNAPHWVETNGDISISYSFFFETLAARKISRTRGFNHYLRKIGAQPSPPGAHPRLDAFKADAMDVWIPCRKTLSAVKSAALGK
- a CDS encoding cupin-like domain-containing protein — encoded protein: MLDKVAIGSDFQSEPRWISTDPNVAGEKFNRQSFEVSHRLSSHPLFQLPKLLELAERTIRSRPDDLYFDMGQVRTGQRWDQIPEAKFSAVEAMQQLESSDAWFLFRHTQRDPEYRELFDRGLKEIKEITGNCVDAHIRQEDILIFVTSPKRVTPYHIDRECNFLLQIRGTKTIHVFDREDRDLLPEEEIERFWAVDNNAPVFRPEYQDRATSYKMTPGSGVHIPVNFPHWVQNDDNISVSLSVNFQFLDSMRANLYRSNYYLRKLGLKPSLPGLHHTRDAAKSFAMSCALAARRIIRRGHRGDRIWN